From a region of the Gottschalkia purinilytica genome:
- a CDS encoding DUF2577 family protein: MKNNPYSTMLGLMRKHGTIDNPPSLTLATVSSSTPLKIKVSGVEIDTSNILIGEHVIKEKPLNTGDTVAIVPSNDRQTFIVLAKVVRA; encoded by the coding sequence ATGAAGAATAACCCTTATTCTACAATGCTAGGCCTTATGAGAAAACATGGCACAATTGACAATCCACCTTCATTAACATTAGCAACAGTGAGCTCATCTACACCTTTAAAAATAAAAGTATCAGGAGTAGAAATAGATACTAGCAATATTTTAATAGGAGAACATGTAATAAAAGAAAAACCTTTAAATACAGGAGATACAGTTGCAATAGTTCCATCTAATGATAGACAGACTTTTATAGTATTAGCTAAGGTGGTGAGAGCATGA
- a CDS encoding DUF2634 domain-containing protein: protein MSIFPFIEPPTDRIIKNQELPLFCEYAWDFEKNIPLLLDGKLKKLEGNKALEVWIYKALKTERYRYLAYSWDYGHELESIIGSTFSRKAKESEVKRYVEEALTVNPYIKEISEFRVEFDKDNLYLEFVVKTVYGEVDIVV, encoded by the coding sequence ATGAGTATTTTTCCTTTTATAGAACCACCAACAGATAGAATTATAAAAAATCAAGAACTACCACTATTTTGTGAGTATGCATGGGATTTTGAAAAAAATATACCTTTGCTTTTAGATGGAAAGCTAAAAAAATTAGAGGGTAATAAAGCTTTAGAAGTATGGATATATAAAGCATTGAAAACAGAAAGATATAGATATCTAGCATATAGCTGGGACTATGGACACGAACTAGAAAGTATAATAGGTAGTACATTTTCTAGAAAAGCAAAAGAAAGTGAAGTAAAAAGATATGTAGAAGAAGCACTTACTGTAAATCCATATATTAAAGAAATATCTGAATTTAGAGTAGAGTTTGATAAAGATAACTTGTACCTAGAATTTGTTGTAAAAACTGTATATGGGGAGGTGGATATCGTTGTTTGA
- a CDS encoding MBL fold metallo-hydrolase — MQRKKKSNIKTSNPNNFIKWRWKRLFKSKDLSYRVPVIENSSLDHIISPKKQCQITWFGHCTFLIQINGLNIITDPVWSKYMGVEKRLTENTIFPEDLPQIDVVLISHNHYDHLNFKTLKRLNGNPAYMLPKRLGDLFKKKSLYNIQEFEWWNNDRLNDVSITFVPAQHWSKRGIFDTNKSLWGGWVISDLKNDKSIYFSGDTGYFEEFSKIGNKFDIEYALLPIGCYEPEWFMSYQHMSPEDSVRAFKDLNARYFVPMHYDSYRLADDTPRDAIDRLFTAWKDNKLPNDNLKVLKIEETL, encoded by the coding sequence ATGCAACGTAAAAAAAAAAGTAATATTAAAACATCTAACCCTAATAATTTCATAAAGTGGAGATGGAAAAGACTATTCAAATCAAAAGATTTGTCATATAGAGTACCAGTAATAGAAAACTCATCTTTGGATCATATAATTAGTCCAAAAAAACAATGTCAAATAACATGGTTTGGACATTGTACTTTTTTAATTCAAATTAATGGTCTAAATATTATTACAGATCCAGTTTGGTCTAAATATATGGGAGTTGAAAAACGATTAACTGAAAATACTATATTTCCAGAAGACTTACCACAAATTGATGTAGTTTTAATATCTCATAATCATTATGATCACTTGAATTTTAAAACTTTAAAAAGACTAAATGGTAACCCTGCTTATATGCTTCCTAAAAGATTAGGTGATTTATTTAAGAAAAAATCTCTTTATAATATACAAGAATTTGAATGGTGGAATAATGATAGGCTAAATGATGTTAGTATAACATTCGTACCTGCTCAACATTGGTCTAAAAGAGGAATATTTGATACTAATAAGTCTCTATGGGGAGGATGGGTTATCAGTGACCTTAAGAACGATAAATCTATTTACTTTTCAGGTGATACCGGATATTTTGAAGAGTTTAGTAAAATAGGGAATAAATTTGATATAGAATATGCACTTCTTCCTATAGGATGTTATGAACCTGAATGGTTCATGAGTTATCAGCATATGAGTCCCGAAGATTCTGTAAGAGCTTTTAAAGACTTAAATGCAAGATATTTTGTCCCTATGCACTATGACTCCTATAGATTAGCTGATGACACTCCAAGAGATGCTATTGACAGATTATTTACAGCTTGGAAAGATAATAAACTTCCTAATGATAATCTAAAGGTATTAAAGATAGAAGAAACTTTATAA
- a CDS encoding N-acetylmuramoyl-L-alanine amidase — MAKVFLDAGHGGKDPGAVGQGLQEKDIALSVTLKIGQVLKDHGVSVYYARTTDVFLELSDRARMANNLNTDLFISIHCNAFNGSAKGVETYSYPGSTTGARLASSIQNSIIADKVYTLNRGTKTANFAVLRETNMNAALVETAFIDNAEDANILRNRQDDLAKAISKGILSYLGIPYKETPSKLYRVQVGAYSVRANADNLVNELKSKGYDAFVVLINGLYKVQVGAYSVKDNADRLVNELKSKGYDAFVVYY, encoded by the coding sequence ATGGCAAAAGTATTTTTAGATGCAGGACATGGGGGTAAAGACCCTGGAGCAGTAGGACAAGGATTACAAGAAAAGGACATAGCATTATCAGTAACATTAAAAATTGGACAAGTACTTAAAGATCATGGAGTAAGCGTATATTATGCTAGAACTACAGATGTATTTCTAGAACTTTCAGACAGGGCTAGAATGGCAAACAATCTGAATACTGATTTATTTATTTCAATTCATTGCAACGCCTTTAATGGAAGTGCTAAAGGAGTAGAGACATATAGTTATCCAGGAAGTACAACAGGAGCCAGATTAGCAAGTTCTATTCAGAATAGTATAATTGCTGATAAGGTATATACTTTAAACAGAGGAACTAAAACAGCTAATTTTGCAGTATTAAGAGAGACAAACATGAATGCAGCTTTAGTAGAAACAGCATTTATAGACAATGCTGAAGATGCTAACATACTAAGAAATAGACAAGATGACTTAGCAAAAGCAATATCAAAAGGAATTTTAAGCTATCTTGGAATACCTTATAAAGAAACACCAAGTAAACTATATAGAGTACAAGTAGGAGCATATAGTGTTAGAGCTAATGCAGACAATCTTGTAAATGAATTGAAAAGCAAAGGATATGATGCCTTCGTAGTTTTAATTAATGGTCTATATAAAGTACAAGTAGGAGCATATAGTGTTAAAGATAACGCAGATAGACTGGTAAATGAACTAAAAAGTAAAGGCTATGATGCATTTGTAGTATACTATTAA
- a CDS encoding BhlA/UviB family holin-like peptide, protein MEQQIIKIALSQGIWAVLFVFMLFYVLKENSNRENNYQEIIKELSDKFNIIEDVKEDVREIKKKIFH, encoded by the coding sequence ATGGAGCAACAAATCATAAAAATTGCATTGAGTCAGGGAATATGGGCAGTGTTATTTGTTTTCATGCTATTTTATGTTCTTAAAGAAAATAGTAATAGAGAAAACAATTATCAGGAGATAATAAAAGAGCTTTCTGATAAATTTAACATAATTGAAGATGTAAAAGAAGATGTTAGGGAGATAAAGAAAAAGATTTTTCATTAA
- a CDS encoding putative phage tail protein translates to MVESQKINEFVPDLMKYTHKDYLNSKYMTQLQNGIAKEFGIIAYYIEDIYKQFFINTATWGLSVYEKELGLQSNPGLSYEERREIIKAKLRGAGTATKQMIKNTAEAFSGGEVEIIEHVDGYYIEIYFVGTIGIPKNMKAFESMINEIIPAHLGYRFKFRFATWGMIKDANLTWNDLTTKTWEQFRTINPKGGEQI, encoded by the coding sequence ATGGTAGAATCACAGAAAATCAATGAATTTGTACCAGATCTAATGAAGTACACACATAAAGATTATCTAAACTCTAAGTATATGACTCAGTTGCAAAATGGTATAGCTAAAGAATTTGGAATAATTGCTTATTATATTGAAGATATATATAAGCAATTTTTTATTAATACTGCAACATGGGGACTAAGTGTCTATGAAAAAGAACTAGGATTACAAAGTAATCCGGGTTTGTCTTATGAGGAAAGAAGAGAAATAATTAAAGCTAAACTTAGAGGAGCAGGTACTGCAACAAAACAAATGATAAAAAATACAGCAGAAGCCTTTAGTGGTGGAGAAGTTGAAATAATAGAGCATGTTGATGGATATTATATTGAAATATATTTTGTAGGAACTATTGGAATACCGAAGAACATGAAAGCTTTTGAAAGCATGATAAATGAAATAATTCCTGCTCATTTAGGATATAGATTTAAGTTTAGATTTGCTACATGGGGAATGATAAAAGACGCAAACCTAACATGGAATGATCTAACTACAAAAACTTGGGAACAATTTAGAACAATAAATCCAAAAGGTGGTGAACAAATATGA
- a CDS encoding XkdQ/YqbQ family protein: MRIIYGNKNEQKDITEIVERITWSGDIGQVSRMLEITIPSSSDHFFPKINFGLGVIEVLQMLDDSGQEVFWGYIFNQSKDSQSKTLVAYDPLVYLTKSKLAKNYKNLTAEDITRSVCNHLGVIPGNIVPTRINQNLLALQQTGYETIMMAYTNASKQNGKKYMPRINKGKLDVIEKGTIVAKKELDSREDIMSSQYSESIENMINQIVITDDKGNVINYSSNTEWIKNYGLLQEIYQKEDEKDPNIVAKNMLNDIEREASVEVLGYMDCIAGNAVKIRDSSTGLVGLFYIDNDTHTFENGQHTMSLGLNFKNIMDEMEAQEEEKEETTEVDDEYEE; this comes from the coding sequence TTGAGAATAATATATGGTAATAAGAATGAACAAAAAGACATTACAGAAATAGTAGAAAGAATTACTTGGTCAGGAGATATAGGTCAAGTATCTAGAATGTTAGAAATAACTATACCATCATCATCTGATCATTTTTTTCCTAAGATAAACTTTGGATTAGGAGTTATAGAAGTCTTACAAATGTTAGACGATAGTGGACAAGAAGTATTTTGGGGATATATTTTTAATCAAAGTAAGGATAGTCAAAGTAAAACTTTAGTAGCATATGACCCTTTAGTATATTTAACAAAATCTAAACTAGCTAAAAACTATAAGAATCTTACAGCAGAAGATATAACAAGATCAGTATGTAATCATCTAGGAGTAATTCCAGGTAATATAGTACCAACTAGAATAAATCAAAATCTTCTAGCACTACAACAAACAGGATATGAAACAATAATGATGGCTTATACTAATGCTTCAAAACAAAACGGTAAAAAATATATGCCTAGAATAAATAAAGGAAAGCTAGATGTCATAGAAAAAGGAACTATTGTTGCAAAGAAAGAGTTAGATAGTAGAGAAGATATCATGAGTTCTCAGTATTCAGAGTCAATAGAAAACATGATAAATCAAATTGTTATAACTGATGATAAAGGAAATGTTATAAACTACTCTAGTAATACTGAATGGATAAAAAATTATGGACTCTTGCAAGAAATATATCAAAAAGAAGACGAAAAGGATCCTAATATAGTAGCTAAAAATATGCTAAATGATATAGAAAGAGAAGCTAGTGTTGAGGTACTAGGATATATGGATTGTATAGCAGGGAATGCTGTTAAGATTAGAGATAGTTCAACTGGATTAGTTGGACTTTTTTATATTGATAATGATACACATACTTTTGAAAATGGGCAACACACCATGAGTCTAGGATTAAACTTTAAAAACATCATGGATGAAATGGAAGCACAGGAAGAAGAAAAAGAAGAAACTACGGAGGTGGATGACGAATATGAAGAATAA
- a CDS encoding baseplate J/gp47 family protein: protein MFENQTEEAIKQRILDRIDNSISKIEGTLTYDAISPTSIELAQTYINLGYIASKLDVDSLEGTELEQRVKERTGIERKPATKATTNVVIHGNIRSEIKKGDIVGSSSVNFISLENKAIGEEGYMNVNVQCEKSGTVGNVPTGAINFFPISIPGLSSVNNPDPVTNGYDAESDKSLLERYYAKVRTPATSGNRHHYENWAKEVIGVGDAKIIPLWNGNGTVKIVIVNQNKMVADDELVQKVFSYIEDVRPIGATITVTSATPQNIDIDSIVTLAPGYQMNDVLNKFKEEVESYRKDMAFKDNYISYAAIGNILFNIKGVLDYKDLKLNNKMESIVLGEEEVPIINSVNLAVM from the coding sequence TTGTTTGAGAATCAAACAGAAGAAGCCATAAAGCAGAGAATATTAGATCGTATAGACAATAGCATAAGTAAGATTGAAGGTACATTGACTTATGATGCAATAAGTCCTACTTCTATAGAACTTGCACAGACATATATAAATCTTGGCTATATTGCAAGTAAATTAGATGTAGATAGTCTAGAAGGAACAGAACTAGAACAAAGAGTGAAAGAACGAACAGGAATAGAAAGAAAGCCTGCAACGAAGGCAACTACAAATGTAGTTATACATGGAAATATAAGATCAGAAATAAAAAAGGGAGACATTGTAGGAAGTAGCTCTGTTAACTTTATTTCTCTTGAAAATAAAGCTATAGGAGAAGAAGGATACATGAATGTCAACGTTCAGTGTGAAAAGTCTGGAACAGTAGGGAATGTTCCGACTGGTGCTATAAACTTCTTCCCTATTTCTATACCTGGACTAAGCTCAGTAAATAATCCTGATCCTGTAACAAATGGTTATGATGCTGAAAGTGATAAAAGTCTATTAGAAAGATACTATGCAAAAGTTAGGACTCCAGCAACTAGTGGAAATAGACATCACTATGAAAACTGGGCTAAAGAAGTAATAGGAGTAGGAGATGCTAAAATCATACCACTTTGGAATGGAAATGGAACAGTAAAAATAGTTATAGTAAATCAGAACAAAATGGTAGCAGATGATGAACTTGTTCAAAAGGTATTTAGCTATATAGAAGATGTAAGACCTATAGGAGCTACAATAACAGTAACAAGTGCTACTCCACAAAATATAGATATTGATTCAATAGTAACATTAGCACCAGGATATCAAATGAATGATGTATTGAACAAATTTAAAGAAGAAGTTGAAAGTTACAGAAAAGATATGGCTTTTAAAGATAACTACATTAGTTATGCAGCTATAGGAAATATTCTTTTTAATATAAAAGGAGTATTAGATTATAAAGATTTAAAATTAAACAACAAAATGGAAAGTATTGTACTTGGAGAAGAAGAAGTTCCAATTATAAATTCTGTTAATCTGGCGGTGATGTAA